The Drosophila subpulchrella strain 33 F10 #4 breed RU33 chromosome 4, RU_Dsub_v1.1 Primary Assembly, whole genome shotgun sequence genome has a window encoding:
- the LOC119552166 gene encoding uncharacterized protein LOC119552166 isoform X1 gives MQVERKIIPLISSSFTHAPTIASLVLGIAPIKSARSFAAPENIIKVLQTFRSALTEQATVQRAKKPVSTVMASKGDVSLAQSDATVPTLTPSTPYLGSSESGSNEQDKYISGLPNNRKRLKLSTLELNSSQGNDVDSPIDEADLDQNARISDSKSDDYADMENRLPSNCNSVIEGALSVDSSERKSPEKLVQFDNNCYVPPEQALVTSVELVVPAPQNSSSSIPVRRSEDPKHSALGESSAASSSTIDNKLQYSTAGLYNSSSSTSILANDKIDGCANDSSNLNLRTPTKLAVTTATGDILIDDRRTSLWTPHHDQSGQTQQQSSEPKQEPVNASSELSYQLQHRQSELLLQIEKESSGTGAFSQAIPLSLQHQHNNGTQEQYGQAEATSIMENQMHHSFYTQMMHQQHLHPNQHQQSMHEHSPRHQQHTGYTSYIPHYQNSPMFGTHQNDHIQRQHQQQQPLQHPMECHGHLHQTAPILQQHQHHLQHERQQIHQHQHQPTQQQQPLHESYHDLIMEDFQEEPSTAFKLTLSPSNAKPENQDDGYETSAGDVLTPNSHSSSTHSVTPQHQMQHPNIGLIPQNQKKPDELVLAKNVLTGEAHSDPTACSSNSIQGQVSASQTHLELSGDTRCSSHVSVVNPYSFMGEEMRMHSPAHRHMETVTTETARFASGPAPMSASNGNQECLSGELYQHTHHSTSILEQTDSSQCGLHSKPTPKKRGRKKKLVADSNDITQISTPASQQEMSGGTSVCEDGGVDHLQAMKPKERKKHDRFNGMSEEEVIKRTIPDHLCDNLDIVIVGINPGLFAAYKGHHYAGPGNHFWKCLYLAGLTQEQMSADEDHKLLKHGIGFTNMVARATKGSADLTRKEIKEGSRILLEKLQRFRPKVAVFNGKLIFEVFSGKKEFHFGRQPDRVDGTDTYIWVMPSSSARCAQLPRAADKVPFYAALKKFRDFLNGQIPHIDESECVFTDQRIRQCSEQQQVETSGKMKQTHQTSLGDPQASLAFVGNCSGSSAGAAECGNVAEEADDKMMPRMTANVSSSNNATDRGAFSFTGDDRPMLPVSNHNTAPNESTYLSVFGPQQSLPQQPLEKKKRGRPKKIKGQEIIDRSVGGKIAMGGSHMPQHDFNNILNLSVISAGGSIETPKKKRGRPKKLKPAIDNILSVKQLQHGNTNPNTAAGLSVTSMHPLSMEHIAASPQSSHQMPPSLYNTPPPSHLLYNASASPMASPALNCNYNQVHSHGTPPVGQATPVAQGTSPNIDPQNEHLSPQKQSQHGNMEAGLDMRDQPHLGETPPPSSPNMCPAVDFEPPDEHSDSQVGSGEPNKTVELGQQQSQTVEKDQYDSPARDAEANIAHPHEHYQQWVSPHTQQSLQPAQKLTHQHLHHPMQHFQQEQSDNWQRYEEQNSNPYMLITAHHQNLSPRLGNQSHQNTPQPGHIGSDVARKSLCGLESLVDQIPAIREHECSNIPSATAAAAAAAVESRLLGLHQQQQQQHQQQQQQQQQHHLQQQQQQPQHQHQQQQQQQQPQQQHQQPKRCNQENPVQAESCRPRENSNVSNNNFSVSSLAASASTARTDNEALYGNSGETRVNSESSNSNNNNCGNSIEYPIHSPSGYPHHAPHLMGSAIGANINNSEPNPHHLSHPHPPPHSHPHPMYVDQAHHMAHIPSVNVNSMYSASAYGTHPQHNTGEYAATHSHYSLGGTIQSTGPTSTATLHVPSPNYPFGHHPYSHTPPQANYPSYTHPHTHHHSHHSHPSHHLSVFDHLKPSDISGYGGF, from the exons ATGCAAGTGGAAAGAAAAATCATCCCACTGATAAGTAGTTCCTTCACTCACGCGCCTACAATAGCTTCATTAGTCTTAGGAATAGCTCCAATAAAATCAGCGAGATCTTTTGCCGCCCCAGAAAATATCATAAAAGTTTTGCAAACTTTTAGATCTGCACTGACTGAACAAGCCACAGTGCAGAGGGCAAAGAAACCCGTTAGCACTGTAATGGCATCAAAGGGTGATGTAAGCTTGGCGCAGTCAGATGCGACAGTGCCGACATTGACGCCATCAACCCCATACCTAGGTAGTTCAGAAAGTGGCAGCAATGAACAAGACAAATATATATCTGGCCTTCCGAACAATCGCAAGCGCTTGAAGCTGTCCACTCTTGAACTAAACAGCAGCCAGGGCAATGATGTTGACAGTCCAATCGACGAGGCCGACTTGGATCAAAATGCAAGAATTTCAGACAGTAAGTCAGATGACTATGCTGATATGGAAAATCGTCTGCCAAGCAACTGCAACAGCGTCATTGAGGGGGCATTATCTGTGGACAGCTCGGAGAGGAAAAGTCCAGAAAAATTGGTCCAATTCGATAACAACTGCTATGTGCCTCCGGAGCAGGCACTGGTTACCAGTGTGGAATTGGTAGTTCCAGCCCCTCAGAACTCTTCGTCAAGCATACCGGTCAGGCGCTCCGAGGACCCAAAGCACAGCGCCCTTGGAGAATCCTCGGCAGCCTCGTCATCGACCATTGATAACAAACTGCAGTACAGTACGGCTGGTCTTTACAACTCTAGTAGTTCCACAAGTATATTAGCAAACGATAAAATCGATGGTTGTGCAAATGACTCTTCCAATTTGAACTTAAGAACTCCTACTAAGTTAGCAGTAACGACAGCAACGGGTGATATTTTGATTGATGATCGGAGGACTTCTTTATGGACGCCTCACCATGACCAGTCGGGGCAAACGCAGCAGCAGTCGAGTGAGCCTAAGCAAGAACCTGTGAATGCTAGCTCGGAACTGTCATACCAACTTCAGCACCGGCAATCCGAACTTTTGCTTCAAATTGAGAAGGAGAGCTCTGGAACGGGTGCTTTTTCCCAGGCGATTCCACTTTCATTGCAGCATCAACATAACAATGGTACACAAGAACAATATGGCCAAGCAGAAGCGACTTCTATTATGGAAAACCAGATGCACCATAGTTTTTATACACAAATGATGCACCAGCAGCATCTACATCCAAATCAGCATCAACAAAGCATGCATGAACACAGTCCCAGACATCAGCAGCATACAGGTTATACAAGCTATATACCCCATTATCAGAACTCTCCGATGTTTGGTACTCACCAAAATGATCATATCCAACGTcaacaccaacagcagcagcctCTGCAACATCCCATGGAATGTCATGGGCATTTACATCAAACAGCACCCATTTTACAGCAACACCAACATCATTTGCAACATGAACGGCAGCAAATTCATCAACACCAGCATCAACCgacacagcaacaacagccatTGCACGAGAGCTATCATGATCTTATTATGGAGGATTTCCAAGAGGAGCCTAGCACAGCGTTCAAATT AACGCTCTCCCCAAGTAACGCGAAACCTGAGAATCAAGATGACGGTTACGAGACGAGCGCCGGCGACGTTTTAACACCGAATTCTCATAGCTCTTCCACACACTCTGTTACCCCTCAGCATCAAATGCAACATCCTAACATCGGGCTTATCCCGCAGAATCAGAAGAAGCCCGATGAGCTTGTATTGGCAAAAAACGTACTTACCGGTGAAGCTCACTCTGACCCCACTGCGTGCTCTTCCAACAGTATTCAAGGACAGGTTTCCGCCTCCCAGACACATCTCGAGCTGAGTGGAGATACTCGATGCTCAAGCCATGTCTCTGTTGTCAATCCCTACAGTTTCATGGGCGAGGAGATGCGCATGCATTCTCCAGCCCATCGCCATATGGAGACTGTTACTACTGAAACGGCTCGCTTCGCCTCGGGTCCAGCGCCAATGTCAGCTTCGAATGGCAATCAGGAGTGCCTAAGCGGAGAATTATACCAACACACCCATCATAGTACAAGTATCTTGGAACAAACTGACAGCTCTCAATGCGGCTTGCATTCTAAGCCAACGCCAAAAAAAAGGGGGCGCAAAAAAAAGCTGGTGGCTGACAGTAACGATATCACGCAGATCTCAACACCAGCGAGTCAACAAGA AATGTCTGGCGGCACTTCAGTTTGCGAAGATGGTGGTGTTGATCACCTACAAGCCATGAAACCCAAGGAACGCAAGAAGCATGACAGATTTAATGGAATGTCTGAGGAAGAAGTAATTAAACGGACAATTCCAGATCATCTGtgtgataatcttgatattgTTATA GTAGGAATAAATCCTGGATTGTTCGCCGCATATAAAGGTCACCACTACGCAGGACCAGGCAATCACTTCTGGAAGTGCCTTTACTTGGCAGGACTTACTCAGGAGCAGATGAGTGCCGATGAGGATCACAAATTGCTAAAGCATGGAATCGGATTTACAAACATGGTGGCGAGAGCCACCAAAGGTTCAGCTGACCTTACAAGAAAGGAAATAAAGGAGGGCAGCCGAATTTTGCTGGAAAAGCTTCAAAGGTTCCGGCCAAAAGTAGCCGTTTTCAATGGCAAACTTATTTTTGAGGTGTTTTCTGGAAAAAAGGAGTTTCACTTTGGTCGGCAGCCTGATCGCGTCGACGGCACTGACACA TACATTTGGGTGAtgccatcatcatcagcacGATGCGCACAGTTGCCTCGCGCTGCCGACAAAGTTCCCTTTTATGCGGCTCTTAAGAAGTTTCGGGACTTTCTCAACGGGCAGATACCCCACATAGATGAGTCTGAATGCGTGTTCACAGATCAGCGAATCCGACAGTGTAGCGAGCAGCAGCAGGTTGAAACCAGCGGTAAAATGAAGCAAACTCATCAAACTTCCCTTGGAGATCCTCAAGCGAGTTTAGCTTTTGTGGGAAACTGTAGTGGGTCAAGCGCAGGCGCTGCGGAATGTGGTAATGTCGCCGAGGAGGCAGATGACAAAATGATGCCCCGTATGACAGCCAATGTGTCATCTTCCAATAATGCGACGGATCGTGGAGCATTTTCCTTTACGGGAGACGATAGACCCATGCTGCCGGTATCAAATCACAACACCGCCCCTAATGAAAGCACTTACTTATCTGTGTTTGGTCCGCAGCAATCCCTGCCGCAGCAACCATTAGAGAAGAAAAAACGTGGTCGTCCAAAAAAGATAAAGGGACAAGAGATAATTGATCGTTCTGTGGGCGGTAAAATCGCCATGGGCGGATCACATATGCCTCAGCAcgattttaacaatatactaaaCCTTTCGGTTATCTCAGCCGGCGGCAGCATCGAAACTCCAAAAAAGAAGAGGGGCAGGCCAAAAAAACTGAAACCCGCTATTGACAATATTCTGTCTGTCAAACAGCTTCAGCACGGAAACACTAATCCAAACACGGCAGCCGGATTGTCAGTAACCTCAATGCATCCACTCTCAATGGAGCATATAGCAGCGTCCCCGCAGAGCAGTCATCAAATGCCGCCTAGTTTGTACAATACGCCGCCACCGTCGCACCTTTTGTACAACGCATCGGCATCACCGATGGCATCCCCCGCCCTCAATTGCAACTACAATCAAGTGCACAGCCATGGAACTCCACCAGTGGGGCAAGCGACTCCCGTCGCGCAGGGCACGTCGCCCAATATCGACCCCCAGAACGAGCACCTGTCTCCCCAGAAGCAAAGTCAGCATGGAAATATGGAAGCTGGACTAGATATGCGGGATCAACCTCACTTGGGTGAGACGCCTCCTCCAAGTTCGCCAAACATGTGTCCAGCTGTCGATTTCGAGCCACCAGACGAGCACTCCGACTCGCAAGTGGGCTCAGGGGAGCCAAATAAAACAGTTGAGTTGGGCCAACAGCAATCGCAAACAGTGGAAAAGGACCAATATGACAGTCCCGCACGTGATGCCGAAGCAAACATAGCCCATCCTCACGAGCACTACCAGCAATGGGTTTCGCCGCATACCCAACAAAGTCTTCAGCCAGCGCAGAAACTAACGCATCAGCACCTCCATCACCCCATGCAGCACTTTCAGCAGGAGCAGTCGGACAACTGGCAGCGCTACGAAGAACAGAACTCGAATCCTTACATGCTAATTACTGCTCACCACCAGAATCTTAGTCCAAGGCTGGGAAATCAGAGCCACCAGAACACTCCCCAGCCAGGACACATCGGCTCAGACGTTGCTCGCAAGAGCTTGTGTGGCCTCGAATCGCTGGTTGATCAAATACCAGCAATAAGGGAACACGAGTGCAGCAATATACCATCGGCgacagcagcggcagcagcggcTGCTGTCGAAAGTCGTCTTCTGGGTTTgcatcaacagcagcaacaacaacaccaacaacagcagcagcagcagcagcagcatcatctacagcagcaacaacagcaaccacaacaccagcaccagcagcaacaacaacaacagcagccaCAACAACAGCACCAGCAACCAAAACGTTGCAATCAAGAGAATCCGGTACAGGCGGAATCATGTAGACCAAGAGAGAATAGCAACGTcagcaacaacaatttttCTGTAAGCAGTTTAGCTGCTTCCGCTTCGACTGCAAGAACTGACAACGAAGCTTTATATGGCAACAGTGGAGAAACCCGAGTCAACAGTGAAAGCAGCAATagtaacaacaacaattgTGGCAACAGCATCGAGTATCCTATTCATAGTCCATCCGGTTATCCTCATCATGCACCTCACTTGATGGGTAGCGCTATAGGGGCGAATATTAATAACTCGGAGCCCAATCCGCATCACCTTTCCCACCCTCATCCACCTCCTCACTCACATCCGCATCCAATGTACGTGGACCAAGCTCACCATATGGCCCACATCCCGTCAGTAAATGTGAATTCAATGTACAGTGCATCTGCATATGGAACGCATCCACAACATAATACAGGAGAATATGCAGCAACACACAGCCACTATAGTCTGGgcggtaccattcagtctacTGGGCCAACCAGCACTGCAACCTTACACGTCCCGAGTCCAAATTATCCTTTTGGACACCACCCATATAGTCACACACCGCCACAAGCAAATTACCCAAGCTATACTCATCCACATACTCATCATCATTCACACCATAGTCATCCCTCACATCATCTGAGCGTATTTGATCACCTAAAGCCGTCCGACATAAGTGGGTACGGCGGTTTTTGA
- the LOC119552166 gene encoding uncharacterized protein LOC119552166 isoform X2 produces the protein MQVERKIIPLISSSFTHAPTIASLVLGIAPIKSARSFAAPENIIKVLQTFRSALTEQATVQRAKKPVSTVMASKGDVSLAQSDATVPTLTPSTPYLGSSESGSNEQDKYISGLPNNRKRLKLSTLELNSSQGNDVDSPIDEADLDQNARISDSKSDDYADMENRLPSNCNSVIEGALSVDSSERKSPEKLVQFDNNCYVPPEQALVTSVELVVPAPQNSSSSIPVRRSEDPKHSALGESSAASSSTIDNKLQYSTAGLYNSSSSTSILANDKIDGCANDSSNLNLRTPTKLAVTTATGDILIDDRRTSLWTPHHDQSGQTQQQSSEPKQEPVNASSELSYQLQHRQSELLLQIEKESSGTGAFSQAIPLSLQHQHNNGTQEQYGQAEATSIMENQMHHSFYTQMMHQQHLHPNQHQQSMHEHSPRHQQHTGYTSYIPHYQNSPMFGTHQNDHIQRQHQQQQPLQHPMECHGHLHQTAPILQQHQHHLQHERQQIHQHQHQPTQQQQPLHESYHDLIMEDFQEEPSTAFKLTLSPSNAKPENQDDGYETSAGDVLTPNSHSSSTHSVTPQHQMQHPNIGLIPQNQKKPDELVLAKNVLTGEAHSDPTACSSNSIQGQVSASQTHLELSGDTRCSSHVSVVNPYSFMGEEMRMHSPAHRHMETVTTETARFASGPAPMSASNGNQECLSGELYQHTHHSTSILEQTDSSQCGLHSKPTPKKRGRKKKLVADSNDITQISTPASQQEMSGGTSVCEDGGVDHLQAMKPKERKKHDRFNGMSEEEVIKRTIPDHLCDNLDIVIVGINPGLFAAYKGHHYAGPGNHFWKCLYLAGLTQEQMSADEDHKLLKHGIGFTNMVARATKGSADLTRKEIKEGSRILLEKLQRFRPKVAVFNGKLIFEVFSGKKEFHFGRQPDRVDGTDTYIWVMPSSSARCAQLPRAADKVPFYAALKKFRDFLNGQIPHIDESECVFTDQRIRQCSEQQQVETSGKMKQTHQTSLGDPQASLAFVGNCSGSSAGAAECGNVAEEADDKMMPRMTANVSSSNNATDRGAFSFTGDDRPMLPQSLPQQPLEKKKRGRPKKIKGQEIIDRSVGGKIAMGGSHMPQHDFNNILNLSVISAGGSIETPKKKRGRPKKLKPAIDNILSVKQLQHGNTNPNTAAGLSVTSMHPLSMEHIAASPQSSHQMPPSLYNTPPPSHLLYNASASPMASPALNCNYNQVHSHGTPPVGQATPVAQGTSPNIDPQNEHLSPQKQSQHGNMEAGLDMRDQPHLGETPPPSSPNMCPAVDFEPPDEHSDSQVGSGEPNKTVELGQQQSQTVEKDQYDSPARDAEANIAHPHEHYQQWVSPHTQQSLQPAQKLTHQHLHHPMQHFQQEQSDNWQRYEEQNSNPYMLITAHHQNLSPRLGNQSHQNTPQPGHIGSDVARKSLCGLESLVDQIPAIREHECSNIPSATAAAAAAAVESRLLGLHQQQQQQHQQQQQQQQQHHLQQQQQQPQHQHQQQQQQQQPQQQHQQPKRCNQENPVQAESCRPRENSNVSNNNFSVSSLAASASTARTDNEALYGNSGETRVNSESSNSNNNNCGNSIEYPIHSPSGYPHHAPHLMGSAIGANINNSEPNPHHLSHPHPPPHSHPHPMYVDQAHHMAHIPSVNVNSMYSASAYGTHPQHNTGEYAATHSHYSLGGTIQSTGPTSTATLHVPSPNYPFGHHPYSHTPPQANYPSYTHPHTHHHSHHSHPSHHLSVFDHLKPSDISGYGGF, from the exons ATGCAAGTGGAAAGAAAAATCATCCCACTGATAAGTAGTTCCTTCACTCACGCGCCTACAATAGCTTCATTAGTCTTAGGAATAGCTCCAATAAAATCAGCGAGATCTTTTGCCGCCCCAGAAAATATCATAAAAGTTTTGCAAACTTTTAGATCTGCACTGACTGAACAAGCCACAGTGCAGAGGGCAAAGAAACCCGTTAGCACTGTAATGGCATCAAAGGGTGATGTAAGCTTGGCGCAGTCAGATGCGACAGTGCCGACATTGACGCCATCAACCCCATACCTAGGTAGTTCAGAAAGTGGCAGCAATGAACAAGACAAATATATATCTGGCCTTCCGAACAATCGCAAGCGCTTGAAGCTGTCCACTCTTGAACTAAACAGCAGCCAGGGCAATGATGTTGACAGTCCAATCGACGAGGCCGACTTGGATCAAAATGCAAGAATTTCAGACAGTAAGTCAGATGACTATGCTGATATGGAAAATCGTCTGCCAAGCAACTGCAACAGCGTCATTGAGGGGGCATTATCTGTGGACAGCTCGGAGAGGAAAAGTCCAGAAAAATTGGTCCAATTCGATAACAACTGCTATGTGCCTCCGGAGCAGGCACTGGTTACCAGTGTGGAATTGGTAGTTCCAGCCCCTCAGAACTCTTCGTCAAGCATACCGGTCAGGCGCTCCGAGGACCCAAAGCACAGCGCCCTTGGAGAATCCTCGGCAGCCTCGTCATCGACCATTGATAACAAACTGCAGTACAGTACGGCTGGTCTTTACAACTCTAGTAGTTCCACAAGTATATTAGCAAACGATAAAATCGATGGTTGTGCAAATGACTCTTCCAATTTGAACTTAAGAACTCCTACTAAGTTAGCAGTAACGACAGCAACGGGTGATATTTTGATTGATGATCGGAGGACTTCTTTATGGACGCCTCACCATGACCAGTCGGGGCAAACGCAGCAGCAGTCGAGTGAGCCTAAGCAAGAACCTGTGAATGCTAGCTCGGAACTGTCATACCAACTTCAGCACCGGCAATCCGAACTTTTGCTTCAAATTGAGAAGGAGAGCTCTGGAACGGGTGCTTTTTCCCAGGCGATTCCACTTTCATTGCAGCATCAACATAACAATGGTACACAAGAACAATATGGCCAAGCAGAAGCGACTTCTATTATGGAAAACCAGATGCACCATAGTTTTTATACACAAATGATGCACCAGCAGCATCTACATCCAAATCAGCATCAACAAAGCATGCATGAACACAGTCCCAGACATCAGCAGCATACAGGTTATACAAGCTATATACCCCATTATCAGAACTCTCCGATGTTTGGTACTCACCAAAATGATCATATCCAACGTcaacaccaacagcagcagcctCTGCAACATCCCATGGAATGTCATGGGCATTTACATCAAACAGCACCCATTTTACAGCAACACCAACATCATTTGCAACATGAACGGCAGCAAATTCATCAACACCAGCATCAACCgacacagcaacaacagccatTGCACGAGAGCTATCATGATCTTATTATGGAGGATTTCCAAGAGGAGCCTAGCACAGCGTTCAAATT AACGCTCTCCCCAAGTAACGCGAAACCTGAGAATCAAGATGACGGTTACGAGACGAGCGCCGGCGACGTTTTAACACCGAATTCTCATAGCTCTTCCACACACTCTGTTACCCCTCAGCATCAAATGCAACATCCTAACATCGGGCTTATCCCGCAGAATCAGAAGAAGCCCGATGAGCTTGTATTGGCAAAAAACGTACTTACCGGTGAAGCTCACTCTGACCCCACTGCGTGCTCTTCCAACAGTATTCAAGGACAGGTTTCCGCCTCCCAGACACATCTCGAGCTGAGTGGAGATACTCGATGCTCAAGCCATGTCTCTGTTGTCAATCCCTACAGTTTCATGGGCGAGGAGATGCGCATGCATTCTCCAGCCCATCGCCATATGGAGACTGTTACTACTGAAACGGCTCGCTTCGCCTCGGGTCCAGCGCCAATGTCAGCTTCGAATGGCAATCAGGAGTGCCTAAGCGGAGAATTATACCAACACACCCATCATAGTACAAGTATCTTGGAACAAACTGACAGCTCTCAATGCGGCTTGCATTCTAAGCCAACGCCAAAAAAAAGGGGGCGCAAAAAAAAGCTGGTGGCTGACAGTAACGATATCACGCAGATCTCAACACCAGCGAGTCAACAAGA AATGTCTGGCGGCACTTCAGTTTGCGAAGATGGTGGTGTTGATCACCTACAAGCCATGAAACCCAAGGAACGCAAGAAGCATGACAGATTTAATGGAATGTCTGAGGAAGAAGTAATTAAACGGACAATTCCAGATCATCTGtgtgataatcttgatattgTTATA GTAGGAATAAATCCTGGATTGTTCGCCGCATATAAAGGTCACCACTACGCAGGACCAGGCAATCACTTCTGGAAGTGCCTTTACTTGGCAGGACTTACTCAGGAGCAGATGAGTGCCGATGAGGATCACAAATTGCTAAAGCATGGAATCGGATTTACAAACATGGTGGCGAGAGCCACCAAAGGTTCAGCTGACCTTACAAGAAAGGAAATAAAGGAGGGCAGCCGAATTTTGCTGGAAAAGCTTCAAAGGTTCCGGCCAAAAGTAGCCGTTTTCAATGGCAAACTTATTTTTGAGGTGTTTTCTGGAAAAAAGGAGTTTCACTTTGGTCGGCAGCCTGATCGCGTCGACGGCACTGACACA TACATTTGGGTGAtgccatcatcatcagcacGATGCGCACAGTTGCCTCGCGCTGCCGACAAAGTTCCCTTTTATGCGGCTCTTAAGAAGTTTCGGGACTTTCTCAACGGGCAGATACCCCACATAGATGAGTCTGAATGCGTGTTCACAGATCAGCGAATCCGACAGTGTAGCGAGCAGCAGCAGGTTGAAACCAGCGGTAAAATGAAGCAAACTCATCAAACTTCCCTTGGAGATCCTCAAGCGAGTTTAGCTTTTGTGGGAAACTGTAGTGGGTCAAGCGCAGGCGCTGCGGAATGTGGTAATGTCGCCGAGGAGGCAGATGACAAAATGATGCCCCGTATGACAGCCAATGTGTCATCTTCCAATAATGCGACGGATCGTGGAGCATTTTCCTTTACGGGAGACGATAGACCCATGCTGCCG CAATCCCTGCCGCAGCAACCATTAGAGAAGAAAAAACGTGGTCGTCCAAAAAAGATAAAGGGACAAGAGATAATTGATCGTTCTGTGGGCGGTAAAATCGCCATGGGCGGATCACATATGCCTCAGCAcgattttaacaatatactaaaCCTTTCGGTTATCTCAGCCGGCGGCAGCATCGAAACTCCAAAAAAGAAGAGGGGCAGGCCAAAAAAACTGAAACCCGCTATTGACAATATTCTGTCTGTCAAACAGCTTCAGCACGGAAACACTAATCCAAACACGGCAGCCGGATTGTCAGTAACCTCAATGCATCCACTCTCAATGGAGCATATAGCAGCGTCCCCGCAGAGCAGTCATCAAATGCCGCCTAGTTTGTACAATACGCCGCCACCGTCGCACCTTTTGTACAACGCATCGGCATCACCGATGGCATCCCCCGCCCTCAATTGCAACTACAATCAAGTGCACAGCCATGGAACTCCACCAGTGGGGCAAGCGACTCCCGTCGCGCAGGGCACGTCGCCCAATATCGACCCCCAGAACGAGCACCTGTCTCCCCAGAAGCAAAGTCAGCATGGAAATATGGAAGCTGGACTAGATATGCGGGATCAACCTCACTTGGGTGAGACGCCTCCTCCAAGTTCGCCAAACATGTGTCCAGCTGTCGATTTCGAGCCACCAGACGAGCACTCCGACTCGCAAGTGGGCTCAGGGGAGCCAAATAAAACAGTTGAGTTGGGCCAACAGCAATCGCAAACAGTGGAAAAGGACCAATATGACAGTCCCGCACGTGATGCCGAAGCAAACATAGCCCATCCTCACGAGCACTACCAGCAATGGGTTTCGCCGCATACCCAACAAAGTCTTCAGCCAGCGCAGAAACTAACGCATCAGCACCTCCATCACCCCATGCAGCACTTTCAGCAGGAGCAGTCGGACAACTGGCAGCGCTACGAAGAACAGAACTCGAATCCTTACATGCTAATTACTGCTCACCACCAGAATCTTAGTCCAAGGCTGGGAAATCAGAGCCACCAGAACACTCCCCAGCCAGGACACATCGGCTCAGACGTTGCTCGCAAGAGCTTGTGTGGCCTCGAATCGCTGGTTGATCAAATACCAGCAATAAGGGAACACGAGTGCAGCAATATACCATCGGCgacagcagcggcagcagcggcTGCTGTCGAAAGTCGTCTTCTGGGTTTgcatcaacagcagcaacaacaacaccaacaacagcagcagcagcagcagcagcatcatctacagcagcaacaacagcaaccacaacaccagcaccagcagcaacaacaacaacagcagccaCAACAACAGCACCAGCAACCAAAACGTTGCAATCAAGAGAATCCGGTACAGGCGGAATCATGTAGACCAAGAGAGAATAGCAACGTcagcaacaacaatttttCTGTAAGCAGTTTAGCTGCTTCCGCTTCGACTGCAAGAACTGACAACGAAGCTTTATATGGCAACAGTGGAGAAACCCGAGTCAACAGTGAAAGCAGCAATagtaacaacaacaattgTGGCAACAGCATCGAGTATCCTATTCATAGTCCATCCGGTTATCCTCATCATGCACCTCACTTGATGGGTAGCGCTATAGGGGCGAATATTAATAACTCGGAGCCCAATCCGCATCACCTTTCCCACCCTCATCCACCTCCTCACTCACATCCGCATCCAATGTACGTGGACCAAGCTCACCATATGGCCCACATCCCGTCAGTAAATGTGAATTCAATGTACAGTGCATCTGCATATGGAACGCATCCACAACATAATACAGGAGAATATGCAGCAACACACAGCCACTATAGTCTGGgcggtaccattcagtctacTGGGCCAACCAGCACTGCAACCTTACACGTCCCGAGTCCAAATTATCCTTTTGGACACCACCCATATAGTCACACACCGCCACAAGCAAATTACCCAAGCTATACTCATCCACATACTCATCATCATTCACACCATAGTCATCCCTCACATCATCTGAGCGTATTTGATCACCTAAAGCCGTCCGACATAAGTGGGTACGGCGGTTTTTGA